A region from the Mesorhizobium sp. J8 genome encodes:
- a CDS encoding NAD(P)/FAD-dependent oxidoreductase: MHLEADKPMDIAVVGSGISGLSAAWLLSTRHRVSLFEVDRRLGGHSNTVHAGGTPVDTGFIVYNEVTYPNLTALFDHLGVRSKASDMSFAVSLDGGRLEYSGSGLGGLLAQPSNVGRLRFWQMLKELLRFYREAPHDIARIGEVSLTEYLDAKGYSAAFREDHLYPMAAAIWSTPALEVGSYPAAAFIRFCENHGLLKLAGRPIWRTVDGGSRKYVQRLAKSLAGRAFVGRGVRSITRRGDAVWLTDMEGVEQRFDHVVVATHADQALRMLSDPSHEEGRLLGSFGYSRNEAVLHADPRLMPRRKRAWSSWNYLTECQGETRKLSVSYWMNRLQSLPDDEQLFVTLNPVVEPEINMVRHREIYEHPIFDAAAIRAQQKLWSLQGSRNTWFCGAYFGAGFHEDGLQAGLAVAEALGGVRRPWSVTNESGRIHISDAATRHHLAAA, encoded by the coding sequence ATGCATTTGGAAGCGGACAAGCCGATGGACATTGCGGTCGTCGGTAGCGGCATTTCCGGGCTGTCCGCGGCATGGCTGCTTTCGACCCGCCACAGGGTCTCGCTGTTCGAGGTGGATCGACGTCTCGGCGGTCACAGCAACACCGTCCATGCCGGAGGCACACCCGTCGATACCGGCTTCATCGTCTACAACGAAGTCACCTACCCCAACCTGACGGCTTTGTTCGATCATCTCGGCGTGCGCAGCAAGGCCTCCGACATGTCCTTTGCCGTCTCACTGGATGGCGGCCGCCTGGAATATTCAGGAAGCGGGCTTGGCGGGCTGCTCGCGCAACCGTCCAATGTCGGCCGGCTGCGCTTCTGGCAAATGCTGAAAGAGCTGCTGCGCTTTTATCGCGAGGCGCCCCACGACATCGCACGCATCGGCGAGGTCAGCCTGACAGAATATCTCGACGCCAAGGGTTATAGCGCGGCATTTCGCGAAGATCACCTCTATCCGATGGCGGCAGCGATATGGTCGACACCGGCGCTGGAGGTAGGCAGCTATCCGGCCGCCGCTTTCATCCGCTTCTGCGAGAACCATGGCCTGTTGAAATTGGCAGGACGGCCGATCTGGCGCACGGTCGACGGCGGCAGCCGCAAATATGTCCAGCGGCTGGCCAAGAGCCTTGCCGGCCGCGCGTTTGTCGGGCGCGGCGTGCGCTCAATCACCAGGCGCGGCGATGCGGTCTGGCTCACCGACATGGAGGGCGTCGAGCAGCGTTTCGACCATGTCGTGGTCGCCACGCATGCCGACCAGGCGCTGCGCATGCTGTCCGATCCAAGCCACGAGGAAGGGCGGCTGCTCGGCAGTTTCGGATACAGCCGCAACGAAGCGGTGCTGCATGCGGACCCGCGTCTGATGCCACGCCGCAAGCGCGCCTGGTCGAGCTGGAACTATCTGACCGAATGCCAAGGCGAAACCCGAAAGCTATCGGTTTCGTATTGGATGAATAGGCTGCAATCCCTGCCCGACGACGAACAGCTCTTCGTTACCCTCAATCCCGTCGTGGAACCGGAGATCAATATGGTGCGGCATCGCGAAATCTACGAACACCCCATCTTCGATGCCGCCGCGATCCGTGCACAGCAGAAGCTGTGGTCCTTGCAGGGCAGCCGCAACACCTGGTTCTGCGGCGCCTATTTCGGCGCTGGCTTCCACGAGGATGGCCTGCAGGCCGGCCTTGCGGTTGCCGAGGCGCTGGGCGGGGTTCGCCGGCCCTGGAGCGTGACCAATGAATCGGGCCGTATCCACATCAGTGACGCCGCAACGCGGCACCACCTTGCGGCAGCGTGA
- a CDS encoding sigma-70 family RNA polymerase sigma factor produces the protein MNASGHFFIADKAILAFDPAKTGLAMTVRADQELLSPLEASRLLMAVAAKRDRAAFAVLFAFYAPRLKAFLRRSGMTASVAEDVAQETMLLVWKKASYFDPARAGASTWIFTIARNARIDRLRRDGRSAAITEAFDRSDEPDEPVSGEQMIIAAEREERVRTAIALLPPEQADVLKKSFFGEETQSEIADAVGIPLGTVKSRVRLALGRLRQILDDLK, from the coding sequence ATGAATGCATCGGGACATTTTTTCATTGCCGACAAAGCCATTCTCGCCTTCGATCCTGCGAAGACCGGATTGGCGATGACCGTGCGCGCGGATCAAGAACTTCTGTCGCCGCTGGAAGCGAGCCGTTTGCTGATGGCAGTTGCGGCAAAGCGCGACCGCGCAGCCTTCGCGGTTTTGTTCGCCTTCTATGCGCCGCGGCTTAAGGCCTTCCTCAGGCGCAGCGGAATGACGGCGTCTGTCGCCGAGGACGTCGCGCAAGAGACCATGCTGTTGGTCTGGAAGAAGGCGTCCTACTTCGATCCTGCGCGTGCGGGGGCGTCTACCTGGATATTCACCATCGCCCGAAATGCGCGGATCGACCGGCTGCGCCGTGACGGCAGGTCCGCGGCGATTACTGAGGCTTTCGACCGCTCCGACGAACCGGATGAGCCGGTTTCGGGCGAGCAGATGATAATCGCGGCCGAACGGGAAGAGCGGGTGCGAACCGCAATTGCACTGCTGCCGCCCGAGCAGGCCGACGTCCTGAAGAAATCGTTCTTCGGCGAGGAAACCCAATCTGAGATTGCGGATGCGGTCGGCATCCCGCTCGGTACTGTCAAATCGCGCGTCAGGTTGGCTCTGGGCCGCCTGCGCCAAATCCTGGACGACCTCAAATGA
- a CDS encoding DUF2177 family protein has protein sequence MMRYAMAYVTTLITFLAIDAVWLMTMSQRLYRRYLGDTLVDSFNPAPAALFYLIYIAGIIFFATTPAFSTGKWTTAALNGSLYGFFAYATYDLTNQATIRGWPTIITVADICWGSLLSAVAATVGFLLTRYFLRGA, from the coding sequence GTGATGCGATATGCCATGGCTTACGTGACCACCCTTATCACATTCCTGGCCATCGACGCGGTTTGGTTGATGACCATGTCGCAGCGCCTTTACCGCAGGTATCTCGGCGACACACTCGTCGACAGCTTCAATCCTGCACCCGCAGCACTGTTTTACCTGATCTACATCGCGGGGATCATCTTCTTCGCGACCACGCCGGCGTTCTCGACTGGAAAATGGACAACCGCCGCGCTCAATGGATCGCTCTATGGGTTCTTCGCATACGCCACTTACGACTTGACCAATCAAGCCACGATCCGCGGCTGGCCGACGATCATCACGGTGGCTGATATATGCTGGGGCTCACTGCTCAGCGCGGTAGCCGCCACTGTGGGGTTCTTGCTGACCCGCTACTTCCTGCGCGGTGCCTGA
- a CDS encoding ChrR family anti-sigma-E factor, with protein sequence MIKHHPSDETLFRYANGSLEPGPQIVVAVHVGGCETCSSRIGEYEAVGGSWLHDIEPEPVETGALDRVMGAIDANVAGRGAAAPRQRLPRADIGIRLPQVLDDCGIGPWRWIGPGVRWSRVTLPEDDRANVMLLKVTAGRRLPEHTHVGLEYTHVLKGAFHDARGRYGPGDLDEADDQVQHQPIVDKDGECICIAAVEGHTKLRGFFGRLIQPLFGG encoded by the coding sequence ATGATCAAGCATCATCCAAGTGATGAGACGCTGTTCCGCTACGCCAATGGCTCGCTGGAACCTGGCCCGCAGATCGTGGTGGCGGTCCATGTTGGTGGCTGCGAAACCTGCTCCTCTCGCATAGGCGAGTACGAAGCCGTGGGCGGATCGTGGCTGCATGACATCGAGCCGGAACCCGTGGAAACCGGGGCCCTCGATCGCGTGATGGGGGCGATCGACGCCAACGTGGCTGGTCGTGGCGCAGCGGCGCCGAGGCAGAGGTTGCCGCGGGCAGATATCGGCATCCGTTTGCCCCAGGTGCTGGACGATTGTGGGATCGGCCCATGGCGCTGGATCGGACCTGGCGTGCGCTGGAGCCGCGTGACGCTGCCCGAAGATGACAGGGCCAACGTCATGCTCCTGAAGGTTACTGCCGGTCGCCGGCTCCCGGAACACACCCATGTTGGCTTGGAATACACCCATGTGCTCAAAGGGGCTTTCCACGATGCGCGCGGCCGCTACGGCCCTGGGGATCTCGACGAGGCCGACGATCAGGTCCAGCACCAGCCGATCGTGGACAAGGACGGCGAATGCATCTGCATTGCCGCGGTCGAGGGCCACACGAAGCTGCGTGGCTTCTTTGGCAGGCTGATCCAGCCGCTGTTCGGCGGTTGA
- a CDS encoding SAM-dependent methyltransferase: MSLISTAIRAVERAPIPDTATRYGIGVLVGKTRRRLARAAAIEEKRFASDMVRYSIAEHTVAANEQHYELPPEFFALTLGPNRKYSCCLYLSGSESLAEAEIAALEQTVEHAELRDGQSILELGCGWGSLTLFMAQRFPAARIVAVSNSAPQRLYIEGEASARGLSNVKVITADMNAFEPQGRFDRVVSVEMFEHMSNWRNLLARIRGWLEPEGRLFVHVFSHRHSPYRFDHRDEADWIAQHFFTGGIMPSHGLIGHFPDCFNIERDWRWNGVHYARTARQWLERFDENRGRIDQILADVYGPDAALWLRRWRLFYLATEGLFGHAGGKEWGVSHYLLRPAG, encoded by the coding sequence GTGAGCCTGATCTCAACCGCCATCCGCGCCGTCGAGCGCGCGCCGATCCCGGATACCGCCACGCGTTACGGCATCGGCGTCCTGGTCGGAAAGACGCGCCGGCGGCTAGCAAGGGCAGCTGCTATCGAGGAGAAACGCTTTGCCAGCGACATGGTGCGCTATTCCATCGCCGAACACACGGTGGCCGCTAACGAGCAGCACTATGAACTTCCGCCCGAATTCTTTGCGCTGACGCTCGGCCCCAACCGCAAATATTCCTGCTGCCTCTACCTGAGCGGAAGCGAGAGCTTGGCCGAGGCCGAGATTGCCGCGCTGGAGCAGACCGTCGAGCATGCCGAACTTCGCGACGGGCAGTCCATTCTCGAGCTGGGCTGCGGCTGGGGCTCGCTGACGCTTTTCATGGCGCAGCGCTTTCCGGCGGCCCGTATCGTCGCGGTATCCAATTCCGCGCCGCAGCGCCTGTACATCGAGGGCGAAGCTTCTGCGCGTGGCCTGAGCAACGTCAAAGTCATAACTGCCGACATGAACGCCTTCGAGCCACAAGGCCGGTTCGACCGGGTGGTGTCGGTCGAGATGTTCGAGCATATGTCCAACTGGCGCAACCTGCTGGCGCGCATCCGCGGCTGGCTGGAACCGGAAGGCAGGCTATTTGTCCACGTCTTCAGCCACCGCCACAGTCCCTACCGTTTCGACCATCGCGATGAAGCGGACTGGATCGCGCAGCATTTCTTTACTGGCGGCATCATGCCGAGTCACGGGTTGATCGGGCATTTCCCTGACTGCTTCAACATCGAGCGCGACTGGCGGTGGAACGGCGTGCATTATGCGCGCACGGCGCGGCAATGGCTGGAGCGCTTCGACGAGAACCGTGGGCGCATCGACCAAATCCTCGCCGATGTCTACGGACCGGACGCAGCGCTATGGCTCCGGCGCTGGCGGCTGTTCTATCTAGCTACCGAAGGCCTGTTCGGCCATGCTGGCGGCAAGGAATGGGGCGTCAGCCACTATCTGCTGCGGCCGGCCGGCTGA
- a CDS encoding DUF2147 domain-containing protein yields MQGTIAFLCAMFVASAGQADTFSDSRGVWMRDDGNAKVSIAPCGQQLCATNLWIRDTSKGEQPGDKLIMTLKPTSQGTLAGKAYDPKRNSTYSMTLKITSGGLTTRGCIAAGLICRNVRWTPAK; encoded by the coding sequence ATGCAAGGTACGATTGCATTCCTATGTGCCATGTTCGTGGCATCGGCCGGCCAAGCCGATACGTTTTCGGACAGCCGCGGCGTATGGATGCGCGACGACGGCAATGCCAAGGTCTCGATCGCGCCATGCGGACAACAATTGTGCGCAACCAATTTGTGGATCCGCGACACCAGCAAGGGCGAGCAGCCCGGCGACAAGCTGATCATGACTCTGAAACCGACGTCACAGGGCACGTTGGCAGGTAAAGCTTACGACCCGAAACGAAACAGCACCTACTCAATGACGTTGAAGATCACGAGTGGCGGCCTCACCACGCGGGGCTGCATAGCCGCGGGCCTGATTTGCAGAAACGTGCGCTGGACGCCGGCGAAATGA
- a CDS encoding BTAD domain-containing putative transcriptional regulator → MHGGKGVTAGRISLFGGFRIEAEAGREVRLTGKRGAAILAYLALCPGMAAPRERLADLLWGDSDSAHSRNSLRQTLSVLRRDLSRSGMEIIQSNKEMIGIRPNAVWVDVGDFEAGLSGRSALELEHTLALCTGPFLDGFYLGSNAFDDWAALERERLLNRALGSLERLARLVDPENGLAVADRVLAMEPTREEAYRLKMELLVAGGQRDKALRTFEACRNVLRKEFDVDVSAETRALWQSLLSSTQQPPNPQTTNGAIVGPRSGRPSIAVADLVNLTGLRGDDFFAKGLVHDITTALSEVADYIVISALGKSGDEPRAPEGLRARYTLKGSVQRSGDELRVNIQLVDSPGGHNVWAQKFDGQSESALEFQDRIAQAVVLAVSLELQLTNWKVRDKSPPGPPEVRRLVNEALMKYFEMTRDSLLVSKDLAEKALSLAPGNVRAKRTLSIAITMGTAFGALPREQVYIGYAIELAEEAVRAVPDDEIARCILSFAYEWDGRIDDAIVQCQHAISLNPSYPSGHGDISMLFALRGQVSEAMRAANEAIRLGAHDVIDFWRHHGLVMALFAGGDDRRALEVARKVVRTKPGFVRGALFWAAAASATGNNEEASRAIHHCLSQLPHLNLGNVSPGFMPRYVGDSHHSRFLEMLSKAGLPGS, encoded by the coding sequence ATGCATGGTGGGAAAGGCGTTACTGCTGGCAGAATTTCGCTCTTCGGTGGTTTTCGCATCGAAGCGGAAGCTGGCAGGGAGGTCCGGCTGACCGGGAAGCGAGGCGCCGCGATCCTGGCCTATCTCGCCCTCTGTCCCGGTATGGCGGCACCACGCGAGCGGCTGGCCGACCTCCTATGGGGCGACAGCGACAGCGCGCACTCGCGAAACAGCCTGCGGCAAACGCTCAGTGTGCTGCGCCGGGATCTGTCTCGATCGGGCATGGAAATCATTCAGTCCAACAAGGAAATGATTGGCATCAGGCCGAACGCAGTGTGGGTTGATGTAGGAGATTTCGAAGCCGGTCTCTCCGGCAGGTCCGCGTTGGAGCTTGAACACACGTTGGCACTCTGCACTGGGCCGTTTCTCGACGGCTTTTACCTTGGCAGCAATGCTTTCGACGATTGGGCGGCCTTGGAACGCGAAAGGCTGCTGAACCGTGCGCTCGGATCGCTGGAGAGGCTCGCCCGTCTTGTGGATCCTGAAAACGGGCTGGCCGTGGCCGATCGCGTGCTGGCCATGGAGCCGACGCGGGAGGAAGCATACCGGTTGAAAATGGAACTGCTTGTTGCCGGCGGCCAGCGAGACAAGGCGTTGCGAACCTTTGAGGCTTGCAGAAATGTCTTAAGGAAAGAGTTCGATGTTGATGTCAGCGCCGAGACGAGAGCGCTTTGGCAATCGCTGCTTTCCTCCACCCAGCAGCCACCAAATCCGCAGACCACCAATGGGGCGATCGTCGGTCCGCGGTCGGGCCGTCCATCCATCGCAGTGGCCGACTTGGTCAATCTGACGGGACTGCGTGGCGACGATTTCTTCGCGAAGGGTCTGGTTCACGATATCACCACCGCGCTTTCCGAAGTTGCCGACTATATCGTCATCTCGGCCCTCGGAAAGAGCGGCGACGAGCCGAGGGCGCCGGAGGGCTTGCGGGCGCGCTATACGCTCAAGGGCAGCGTCCAGAGGTCGGGAGATGAGCTGAGGGTGAACATCCAGCTTGTCGATTCCCCGGGTGGTCACAATGTCTGGGCTCAGAAATTCGACGGCCAATCGGAAAGCGCGCTCGAATTCCAGGACAGGATCGCGCAGGCGGTCGTGCTGGCGGTGAGCCTCGAGCTTCAATTGACCAACTGGAAGGTTCGCGACAAGAGCCCGCCCGGTCCTCCCGAAGTGCGCCGGTTGGTGAACGAAGCCCTGATGAAGTATTTCGAGATGACCCGGGACTCGCTTTTGGTCTCGAAGGATCTCGCGGAGAAGGCGCTATCGCTTGCGCCCGGCAACGTTCGCGCGAAACGGACGCTGTCGATCGCAATCACCATGGGGACTGCGTTCGGTGCTTTGCCTCGCGAGCAAGTGTATATCGGGTATGCGATCGAGCTTGCCGAGGAAGCGGTAAGGGCCGTGCCCGACGACGAAATTGCCCGCTGCATCCTGTCATTTGCTTACGAATGGGATGGGCGGATCGATGACGCGATCGTACAATGCCAGCACGCGATCAGCCTCAACCCGAGCTATCCCAGCGGCCACGGCGATATTTCGATGCTCTTCGCGCTGCGCGGACAGGTCAGCGAGGCAATGCGCGCGGCCAACGAGGCGATCCGGCTTGGAGCGCATGACGTCATCGACTTCTGGCGCCATCACGGCCTGGTCATGGCGTTGTTCGCCGGTGGAGACGATCGGCGGGCGCTCGAAGTCGCCCGCAAGGTGGTCAGGACAAAGCCGGGATTCGTGCGCGGAGCGCTTTTCTGGGCGGCCGCCGCTTCAGCGACAGGCAACAATGAAGAAGCATCACGAGCCATCCACCACTGCTTGTCACAACTCCCGCATCTCAACCTGGGCAATGTCTCTCCCGGGTTCATGCCGCGCTATGTGGGGGATAGCCATCACTCCCGGTTTCTTGAAATGCTGTCGAAAGCAGGCCTTCCCGGTTCCTGA
- a CDS encoding cryptochrome/photolyase family protein, with protein MSGEAHAPTIVLFRRDLRVDDNAALAAAADRGAPVVALYVLDEEADDTRAMGAASRWWLHHSLAALGHRLGLAGAGLYLTRGPTCEVVAKAIAASGADCVFWNRRYDPADVAVDAGLKAELRRKGLTAQSFDGALLHEPSLLKTGSGGFYKVYTPFWRAMVDKAHVRDPIDPPGSIDGWRGELDNLHLNALELLPTNPDWAHGLRETWRPGEEGAHARLREFIESGLAHYERQRDFPSQLSTSRLSPHLAFGEITPYQILAHLRRSKNSGATKFRSEIGWREFSYHLLFHNADLAKRNFRPEFDAMPWREDKRMFRSWQRGLTGYPIVDAGMRELWHTGWMHNRVRMIVASFLIKDLMIDWRHGEKWFWDTLVDADAANNPASWQWVAGSGADAAPYFRIFNPVLQGEKFDPRGEYVRRHIPEIGTLPDRYIHRPWEAPAALLKDNNIELGKTYPKPVVDHGAARDRALIVYQSIKDGARVSTGDRKAS; from the coding sequence ATGAGCGGAGAAGCCCACGCGCCCACCATTGTGTTGTTCCGGCGCGATCTTCGCGTCGATGACAACGCCGCGCTCGCAGCAGCGGCCGATCGCGGCGCTCCGGTCGTGGCGCTCTATGTCCTCGACGAAGAAGCCGACGATACCCGCGCTATGGGTGCGGCCAGCCGCTGGTGGCTACATCATTCGCTCGCAGCTCTCGGCCATCGGCTTGGCCTCGCTGGCGCCGGCCTCTACCTGACCCGCGGACCGACCTGCGAGGTTGTCGCCAAGGCGATTGCCGCGAGCGGCGCCGATTGCGTGTTCTGGAACCGGCGGTACGACCCGGCAGACGTGGCGGTCGATGCCGGACTGAAGGCAGAGCTACGCAGAAAAGGCCTGACGGCGCAGAGCTTCGACGGCGCGCTGTTGCATGAACCTTCGCTTCTCAAGACCGGTTCAGGCGGGTTCTACAAAGTCTATACTCCATTCTGGAGGGCGATGGTGGACAAGGCGCATGTTCGCGATCCCATCGATCCTCCGGGATCGATCGACGGATGGCGAGGGGAACTGGACAATCTGCACTTGAACGCGCTTGAGCTGCTGCCGACCAATCCCGACTGGGCACATGGTTTGCGCGAAACCTGGAGACCCGGAGAAGAAGGCGCGCATGCCAGGCTTCGCGAGTTCATCGAGTCTGGTCTGGCTCACTATGAGCGCCAGCGCGACTTTCCGAGCCAGCTATCAACATCTCGGTTATCTCCGCACCTGGCATTTGGGGAGATCACGCCATATCAGATCTTGGCCCACCTGCGCAGGTCGAAGAATTCGGGCGCTACGAAGTTCCGCTCGGAGATCGGCTGGAGAGAGTTCTCCTATCATCTGCTGTTTCACAATGCCGATCTTGCCAAACGCAACTTCCGGCCGGAATTCGATGCGATGCCGTGGCGAGAAGACAAGCGGATGTTTCGGAGTTGGCAGCGCGGCCTAACGGGCTATCCTATCGTTGATGCCGGCATGCGCGAGTTGTGGCACACGGGTTGGATGCACAACCGCGTGCGCATGATCGTAGCGTCCTTTCTCATCAAGGATCTGATGATCGACTGGCGGCATGGTGAAAAGTGGTTCTGGGACACGCTGGTCGACGCGGATGCCGCCAACAACCCGGCAAGCTGGCAGTGGGTGGCCGGATCCGGGGCCGATGCCGCACCCTATTTTCGCATTTTCAACCCCGTCCTGCAGGGCGAAAAATTCGACCCTCGGGGCGAATATGTCCGTCGCCACATCCCGGAAATCGGCACATTGCCCGACCGCTACATTCATCGGCCATGGGAAGCTCCCGCCGCGCTGCTGAAAGACAACAACATCGAGCTCGGCAAGACCTACCCAAAGCCCGTCGTGGACCACGGCGCGGCACGAGACAGAGCACTGATCGTCTATCAGTCCATAAAGGATGGGGCCAGAGTTTCGACCGGCGACAGGAAGGCTTCGTGA
- a CDS encoding DUF1295 domain-containing protein, with translation MGIVAAIVVAAVGLALTMAMAWLIAIRTGRSGWVDAIWSFAVGIFGAYAALFATAEADNEWRQWLVATLALAWSLRLGLHIAMRTIGDGRDDPRYGQLRQQWGAAFASRLFWFLQIQAAAAFLLVMAIMAAAHNPAPELGFSDLTGIVIILVAVGGEALADRQLKAFRTDRANKGKVCDIGLWGLSRHPNYFFEWLGWIAYAAIAVGTQPVNPWGFAALAGPVLMYWLLVHVSGIPPLEAHMLRSRGDQFRRYQARVNAFWPGAPKAAPIKAGR, from the coding sequence ATGGGCATCGTCGCAGCCATCGTCGTTGCCGCCGTCGGTCTTGCCTTGACCATGGCTATGGCGTGGCTGATCGCGATCCGCACCGGCCGGTCTGGTTGGGTCGACGCGATCTGGTCGTTCGCGGTCGGAATCTTCGGCGCCTATGCGGCGCTCTTCGCCACCGCTGAAGCCGACAATGAGTGGCGTCAATGGCTTGTCGCCACCTTGGCGCTGGCTTGGTCGCTCCGGCTTGGTCTCCATATTGCGATGCGCACCATTGGCGACGGCCGTGACGACCCGCGTTATGGTCAACTCAGGCAGCAGTGGGGTGCCGCCTTTGCATCCCGGCTGTTCTGGTTTCTCCAGATTCAGGCGGCGGCTGCCTTCCTGCTGGTGATGGCAATCATGGCCGCGGCCCACAACCCGGCACCGGAACTTGGTTTCAGCGACCTGACTGGCATTGTGATCATACTGGTGGCTGTCGGCGGCGAGGCGCTCGCTGATCGTCAACTGAAGGCCTTTCGCACCGATCGGGCTAACAAGGGGAAGGTCTGCGATATCGGCCTGTGGGGCCTGTCCAGGCATCCGAACTACTTCTTCGAATGGCTGGGCTGGATCGCTTACGCCGCAATCGCGGTCGGTACCCAGCCAGTCAATCCCTGGGGCTTTGCCGCGCTTGCCGGGCCGGTGCTGATGTACTGGCTGCTGGTCCATGTCTCGGGCATCCCGCCGCTCGAAGCGCATATGTTGCGCTCGCGCGGCGATCAGTTCCGGCGCTACCAGGCGCGCGTCAACGCCTTCTGGCCGGGCGCGCCGAAAGCGGCACCTATCAAGGCAGGGAGATGA